Proteins encoded by one window of Pseudochaenichthys georgianus chromosome 9, fPseGeo1.2, whole genome shotgun sequence:
- the zcchc8 gene encoding zinc finger CCHC domain-containing protein 8, with amino-acid sequence MAEVDFGDSELFEQLDESAPPTVPTHIRFTCNDEEEQEETSQLSSRLEECDDHIQRLTEENKGLRRKLNIMARPSGMHIEDANMDGPALQVLYANNIISKQCRQEIEDCICNLILKHQNPSNEKRTSIIQMKPQNSAFAMDEDLQKSSSSAVKKTTEAFKVVGSVLYFTTFSVDRLGQPLLNENPQLTDGWDVPTYQQVFNQVVGTDIEMKEKRPKSMCFNCASSGHQLRDCPKPKDMAAINERRKEFNQNSNQSMQSNQRYHADEVEERFAKYKPGVMSEELLTALGIEGNTLPPLIYRMRQMGYPPGWLKEAEMEDSGLTMYDGNVSNEGNTKDNSQNISYDVSKLVDFPGFNVSAPHAMKDEFMQYGSIPMQTNHMKQNYAAYLSSNFPMPGATSNKRHHESESSPHQKKRTRPSPDQNSDRSSDMDIESDPGTPYYQGPGDFQFQTPLPPGSPCYDSPPPLPLGTPPSTPTPPPLPKGTPPPTPTNGSPALRRRSWVVVDETVPATEDELSLEELEEQQRLIWAALENADTATNSDSETPVVGTPVPSSPSVSIPHVDTETEEVEETMDTTTPAETCPSSEIQKKPVVQEIKAQSPEPVKAQEEILQSPVPIKSQDDSPQSPEPIKCQDDSRQSPEPIKCQDDSRQSPEPIKCQDDSRQSPEPIKCQDDSRQSPAPIKCQDDSRQIPDLDPSNAGDCASPQHDDKISAVPHRSRFAAGIVQFEDTPEYTEVAEATGTYLKIRDLLKSSPRSIAKKKK; translated from the exons ATGGCTGAAGTTGATTTCGGCGACAGTGAGCTCTTTGAGCAGCTCGATGAATCTGCACCGCCGACCGTCCCCACGCATATTCGCTTCACATGTAACGATGAGGAAGAACAGGAGGAGACGAGCCAGCTCTCGAGTCGGCTTGAGGAGTGTGATGACCACATCCAGAGACTCACCGAGGAGA ATAAAGGTTTGAGAAGGAAACTGAACATCATGGCGCGACCAAG CGGCATGCATATTGAAGATGCCAACATGGACGGGCCAGCTCTTCAAGTCCTTTATGCAAACAACATTATTTCAAA GCAATGTCGTCAAGAAATTGAAGATTGCATCTGCAATTTGATTTTGAAGCACCAGAACCCGAGCAATGAAAAGAGAACATCCATCATTCAAATGAAACCTCAG AATTCAGCCTTTGCTATGGATGAAGATCTGCAGAAGTCTTCTTCCAGCGCTGTAAAAAAAACAACCGAAGCCTTTAAA GTGGTGGGAAGTGTGTTATATTTCACTACCTTTAGTGTTGACAGACTTGGACAGCCTCTGTTAAATGAAAACCCCCAGCTGACAGATGGATGGGATGTTCCAAC CTATCAACAGGTTTTCAACCAAGTCGTTGGCACAGatattgaaatgaaagaaaaaag ACCCAAGTCAATGTGTTTCAACTGTGCTTCGAGTGGTCATCAGCTGAGAGACTGTCCCAAG CCCAAAGACATGGCTGCAATTAATGAGCGAAGAAAGGAGTTCAATCAGAACAGCAACCAGTCCATGCAGAGCAACCAGCGGTACCACGCTGATGAAGTGGAGGAACGCTTTGCGAAATACAAGCCTGGAGTCATGAG TGAGGAGCTGTTGACAGCTCTGGGAATTGAAGGAAACACCCTGCCTCCTCTCATTTATCGAATGAGGCAGATGGGATATCCCCCAGGCTGGCTCAAAGAGGCAGAGATGGAAGATTCTGGCTTGACGATGTATGATGGGAATG TTTCAAATGAAGGTAACACAAAAGACAATTCCCAAAACATCTCTTATGATGTTTCCAAACTGGTGGACTTCCCCGGTTTCAATGTTTCTGCACCACACGCAATGAAAGAT GAGTTCATGCAGTATGGTTCAATTCCAATGCAGACCAACCACATGAAGCAAAACTATGCAGCTTACCTGTCCAGCAACTTCCCTATG CCTGGAGCCACCAGCAACAAGAGGCACCATGAATCAGAGTCATCTCCGCACCAAAAGAAGAGGACGAGGCCCAGTCCTGATCAGAACTCTGACAGGAGCTCCGACATGGATATCGAGTCTG ATCCAGGAACTCCTTATTATCAAGGCCCAGGTGACTTCCAGTTCCAAACACCACTCCCCCCTGGCTCCCCTTGCTACGATTCTCCTCCTCCTTTACCTCTAGGCACTCCTCCTTCAACACCCACTCCCCCACCTCTCCCTAAAGGTACACCTCCTCCCACACCAACCAACGGATCCCCAGCTCTGCGGAGGCGTAGCTGGGTAGTAGTGGATGAGACTGTACCGGCAACAGAGGATGAGTTGTCATTGGAGGAACTGGAGGAGCAGCAGAGGCTGATTTGGGCCGCCCTAGAAAATGCTGACACTGCCACTAACAGTGACTCTGAGACACCtgtagtgggaacacctgtaccTAGTTCACCAAGTGTGTCCATACCGCATGTTGACACAGAAACGGAGGAGGTGGAAGAAACGATGGACACAACGACACCCGCAGAAACTTGCCCTAGCAGTGAAATTCAAAAGAAGCCCGTGGTTCAAGAGATTAAAGCTCAGAGCCCCGAACCAGTCAAAGCACAAGAAGAAATCCTGCAGAGTCCAGTTCCAATCAAATCCCAGGATGACAGCCCGCAGAGCCCCGAACCAATCAAATGCCAGGATGACAGCCGGCAGAGCCCCGAACCAATCAAATGCCAGGATGACAGCCGGCAGAGCCCCGAACCAATCAAATGCCAGGATGACAGCCGGCAGAGCCCAGAACCAATCAAATGCCAGGATGACAGCCGGCAGAGCCCTGCTCCAATCAAATGCCAGGATGACAGCCGGCAGATTCCAGATCTAGATCCCTCTAATGCTGGAGATTGTGCTTCTCCTCAGCATGACGACAAGATATCCGCTGTTCCTCATAGAAGCAGGTTTGCAGCTGGCATCGTTCAGTTTGAAGATACACCAGAGTACACTGAAGTCGCTGAAGCCACAGGGACATACCTTAAGATCAGAGACTTGCTCAAAAGCTCCCCTCGAAGTATCGCGAAGAAGAAAAAATAA